The following are encoded together in the uncultured Sphaerochaeta sp. genome:
- a CDS encoding HD domain-containing protein yields the protein MQTNTYLIADLHQQMFTYERGNPDRIAHLTKVHDYARTIGLLEELDEKTLTTLEAAALVHDIGIKVSLEKYGSSRGALQEKEGPPLARTLLTRLSFPASIIERVAFLVGHHHTYTNIEGIDYQILVESDFLVNLQEKKTGIEAISKVYEEIFKTKTGKQLCGEMFGL from the coding sequence ATGCAAACAAACACCTACCTCATCGCAGACCTCCATCAGCAGATGTTCACCTATGAAAGGGGCAATCCAGACCGTATTGCTCACCTTACCAAGGTGCACGACTATGCAAGGACGATTGGATTGCTTGAAGAGCTTGATGAGAAAACTCTTACGACCTTGGAAGCGGCAGCGCTCGTGCATGACATCGGAATAAAGGTATCCTTGGAGAAGTATGGAAGTAGTAGAGGAGCCCTGCAGGAGAAGGAAGGCCCTCCTCTTGCCAGAACCCTCCTGACAAGGCTTTCTTTTCCCGCCTCAATCATCGAAAGAGTTGCGTTCTTGGTAGGACACCACCACACCTACACCAATATTGAAGGCATCGATTACCAAATCCTCGTAGAAAGTGACTTCTTGGTGAACCTTCAAGAGAAGAAAACAGGCATTGAAGCCATTAGCAAGGTATATGAGGAGATTTTCAAGACAAAGACAGGCAAACAGTTATGTGGGGAGATGTTTGGATTATAG
- a CDS encoding GGDEF domain-containing protein, translating into MRITKKVFIDLAIWMMGFGMLVGIIFPFFMILLGMERSLAFTWWFFTVCIAAGLFVGAVNILLAHNIVGSRLIKLSRHMLKIEEHIKEVSGREDVLDCTPENCHIPVDSEDVIGASSQAFNTLVDTLSSSMRLEKEIRSFTRMLTSCLETDQLCKTALNSMMKMFSIDGGSILVETGGELVPVAAVALRQHEALGKNSIVLSSMQSLHRSTISIPDGLFLDGVITAFRPSQVIVQPIVYKQVPLGVLVFARALPIAQEAIDTIELFSNSLALALHNAITHDQVQMLAAIDPLTGLYNRRFGLTRLHEEFVRTIKQDGSLGLLMMDIDKFKQVNDTYGHTVGDRVLQAVATTARSQLREGDILVRLGGDEFLVLLIGAGKEDSIEIAESIRRKIENKRVTYGDQEIHVTVSIGGVSFPEKDAEHEGELIEIADRALYLVKESGRNRASL; encoded by the coding sequence ATGCGGATAACGAAGAAGGTTTTTATTGATTTGGCAATTTGGATGATGGGATTTGGTATGCTCGTGGGAATCATTTTCCCCTTCTTCATGATACTCTTGGGCATGGAGAGATCCCTGGCTTTTACTTGGTGGTTTTTTACTGTTTGTATTGCTGCGGGATTGTTTGTCGGTGCTGTGAATATTTTGCTTGCCCACAATATCGTTGGTAGTCGTCTGATAAAGCTTTCTCGCCATATGCTTAAGATCGAAGAACATATTAAGGAAGTCTCAGGCAGGGAAGATGTCTTGGATTGTACTCCCGAGAACTGTCATATACCTGTTGATAGTGAGGATGTCATTGGGGCTAGCTCGCAAGCATTCAATACGCTTGTTGACACACTTTCTTCCTCGATGCGTCTGGAGAAGGAAATACGGTCGTTTACACGAATGTTGACCAGTTGTTTAGAGACGGATCAGTTATGCAAGACTGCACTTAATAGCATGATGAAAATGTTTTCCATCGATGGTGGATCGATTTTGGTCGAGACTGGGGGGGAGCTTGTTCCTGTTGCTGCTGTGGCATTGAGACAACATGAAGCTTTGGGTAAAAACTCAATTGTATTATCCTCTATGCAGAGTCTTCATCGTTCTACAATATCTATTCCTGACGGATTGTTCCTGGATGGTGTCATTACTGCTTTTAGACCCTCGCAAGTCATTGTCCAGCCTATTGTCTACAAACAGGTTCCTCTCGGTGTTCTTGTGTTTGCCCGTGCGCTTCCAATTGCGCAAGAAGCGATAGATACGATTGAGCTTTTTAGTAACAGCCTAGCGCTTGCTTTACATAATGCAATCACCCATGACCAGGTACAGATGCTTGCCGCTATTGATCCCTTGACAGGTCTCTATAACCGGCGATTTGGACTTACGCGTCTTCATGAGGAATTTGTTCGGACTATCAAACAAGATGGCTCTCTTGGGTTATTGATGATGGATATTGATAAATTCAAGCAGGTAAATGATACGTATGGGCATACGGTAGGGGATAGGGTGCTTCAAGCGGTTGCTACTACTGCACGCAGTCAACTTCGTGAAGGAGATATTCTTGTACGTCTCGGTGGAGATGAGTTCTTGGTTTTACTTATTGGTGCGGGCAAAGAGGATTCAATCGAGATTGCTGAATCTATCAGGCGGAAGATTGAGAATAAGCGAGTTACCTACGGGGATCAAGAAATACACGTGACAGTGAGTATTGGAGGGGTTTCCTTTCCAGAGAAGGATGCCGAACATGAAGGTGAGCTGATAGAGATTGCAGATAGGGCGCTCTACTTGGTAAAGGAGAGTGGGAGGAATAGAGCTTCGTTGTAG
- a CDS encoding MerR family transcriptional regulator → MKDFFTIGELADLFAIDVQTLRYYDKIGLLVPSHRNHSNGYRLYKFDQVYQVASIRYLKRLGYSLEQIREYLDSRTLDHTIERLQGQSALLRQRWQDLISIDSAIQRKIEFIKVKLPQVKLQEVQVKSFPDRYYLDIGSEETLYGSDVFYFHPTLVFYRDNTKQFGAYLFEYTPEESGISSVHDVSVIKGGSFLCGYHKGSYETIETAIDRIREERGEYRLADWEVNFNILDQFVERDSSRFITEIQIPIIPEIVCR, encoded by the coding sequence ATGAAAGACTTTTTCACGATTGGGGAATTGGCTGATTTGTTTGCCATTGACGTACAGACACTGCGTTATTATGACAAGATTGGTTTGTTGGTTCCATCTCATAGGAATCATTCCAACGGGTATCGACTGTACAAGTTTGATCAGGTCTACCAGGTTGCTTCCATTCGGTATTTAAAGCGGCTAGGGTACTCCTTGGAACAAATCCGTGAGTATTTGGATAGCAGGACTCTTGATCATACCATCGAACGATTACAAGGGCAGTCGGCTCTCTTGAGGCAACGATGGCAAGACCTAATTTCCATCGATTCTGCAATCCAGCGAAAGATTGAGTTTATCAAGGTAAAGCTTCCACAGGTAAAACTGCAGGAAGTACAGGTTAAGTCTTTTCCTGATCGATACTATCTGGACATCGGTTCAGAGGAGACGCTCTACGGATCTGATGTATTCTACTTCCACCCAACCTTGGTATTTTATCGGGATAATACAAAACAATTTGGTGCGTATCTTTTCGAGTACACCCCTGAAGAATCAGGGATTTCTTCAGTTCATGATGTGTCAGTCATCAAAGGGGGCTCTTTCCTCTGTGGGTACCATAAGGGTTCTTACGAGACAATAGAGACTGCAATTGACAGAATCAGGGAAGAGAGAGGGGAGTATCGTCTTGCTGATTGGGAAGTCAATTTCAATATTCTCGACCAGTTTGTAGAGCGGGATAGCAGTAGATTCATTACTGAGATTCAGATTCCGATTATTCCAGAGATTGTCTGTCGTTGA
- a CDS encoding ABC transporter permease: MNPVTLTIITTFLAATIRMATPIALAGLGETVSERAGISNIGVEAIMLSGAYFSFWAMFQTSSVALGLLAGIAGGVAASMIHAVLSIHHKADQTIAGLALNFLFLGLTSFLFLIQFGKTTTLPSIEIINRVKLPLLHRIPIIGPALFDQDPFVYLLFLCVILLMVLFYNTEWGVILKAVGENPRAADTAGIRVNMVRYGAACINGMLGGLGGAYLSTVKLGFFQENLTSGKGYIALVTVILGRRNPLGVLAAAMVIGSAEALQIRLQTMGSAIPSQVFAMFPYLVTILVLLFSIGKSQDPSALGVPYERNKR; encoded by the coding sequence ATGAATCCTGTAACCCTCACGATCATCACCACCTTTTTAGCGGCAACGATCCGTATGGCAACTCCTATCGCACTCGCTGGTTTGGGAGAGACCGTAAGTGAACGTGCTGGCATAAGCAATATTGGTGTGGAAGCAATTATGCTGAGTGGTGCATATTTCAGCTTCTGGGCGATGTTCCAGACTTCCAGCGTAGCACTTGGTCTGCTTGCCGGCATTGCCGGTGGTGTGGCCGCCAGCATGATCCATGCAGTGCTGAGCATTCATCACAAGGCTGACCAGACAATTGCTGGCCTTGCCTTGAATTTTCTGTTTCTGGGCTTGACCAGTTTCTTGTTCTTGATCCAGTTTGGAAAGACAACCACGCTTCCTTCCATTGAGATTATCAATCGGGTAAAGCTTCCATTGCTTCATAGGATTCCCATTATTGGCCCTGCTCTGTTCGACCAGGATCCTTTTGTCTACCTGCTGTTTTTATGTGTAATATTGCTTATGGTATTGTTCTATAATACGGAGTGGGGGGTCATTCTCAAGGCAGTGGGAGAGAACCCCCGAGCCGCTGATACTGCGGGGATCAGGGTGAATATGGTTCGCTATGGTGCTGCCTGTATCAACGGGATGCTTGGTGGATTGGGGGGAGCCTATCTTTCAACTGTGAAACTCGGGTTCTTCCAGGAGAATCTCACCAGTGGGAAGGGGTATATTGCTCTGGTTACGGTCATTCTTGGGCGGCGGAATCCTCTTGGAGTCCTGGCAGCTGCAATGGTCATTGGCTCAGCTGAAGCCCTACAGATACGACTACAGACAATGGGCTCTGCGATTCCTTCCCAGGTGTTTGCGATGTTCCCCTATTTAGTGACAATTTTGGTATTGCTTTTCTCCATTGGAAAGAGTCAAGATCCCTCAGCACTGGGGGTTCCGTATGAACGGAACAAGCGCTAA
- a CDS encoding ABC transporter permease, giving the protein MKRAFSNALSFTLVTGIVLGVSLLLIVMVGSSIPSSLSSFIRGIVGSAYSIGEVLVRATPLMLAALGVSIGFRTGFINIGAEGQIYLGAIAITWLGMSFPSLPPVLMIPLSLLVGFLAGGLWSVIPGILKAKFGLSEIINTIMLNYIAINLVGILVRTSLKDPSYPYPMSPMLPPSSYFSMLLLPTRLHAGFLLALICALLVYLLMFRTTTGFCMRAVGLNKRASICSGISVRSHMVFSALLSGGLAGLAGVSEIAGLHHRLIEGISPSYGYLAIVVSLLGKNHPFWIILSSLGIAALQVGSMAMQRSSGVPTSIASIIMGLLVIMILARKQFFSCKEV; this is encoded by the coding sequence ATGAAACGGGCTTTCTCCAATGCTCTTTCGTTCACCCTGGTAACAGGTATCGTACTGGGCGTTTCCCTCCTCCTGATTGTTATGGTGGGGAGTAGTATTCCTTCATCTCTCTCCAGTTTCATTCGGGGTATCGTGGGATCTGCGTATTCGATCGGGGAAGTATTGGTACGCGCAACCCCACTGATGCTTGCTGCCCTCGGTGTTTCCATTGGGTTCCGTACCGGGTTCATTAATATTGGTGCAGAGGGCCAGATTTATCTCGGAGCAATTGCAATTACTTGGTTGGGAATGTCGTTTCCCTCCTTGCCTCCAGTACTGATGATTCCCCTCTCCCTGTTGGTAGGGTTTCTCGCTGGCGGTCTGTGGTCTGTGATTCCTGGTATCCTCAAGGCCAAGTTTGGTCTTTCAGAGATCATTAACACTATCATGTTGAACTACATTGCCATCAACTTGGTGGGGATACTGGTCAGGACCAGTTTGAAGGATCCCTCATATCCCTATCCGATGTCACCTATGTTGCCTCCCTCTTCCTATTTTTCTATGTTGCTTCTGCCTACTCGCCTGCATGCAGGATTTCTTCTTGCCCTGATTTGCGCCCTTTTGGTCTACTTGCTGATGTTTAGGACAACGACGGGTTTCTGTATGCGGGCTGTGGGCCTTAATAAACGCGCTAGTATATGCAGCGGTATTTCGGTGCGTAGTCACATGGTATTTTCCGCTTTGCTTAGTGGAGGCCTTGCTGGTTTGGCTGGAGTAAGTGAGATTGCTGGCTTACACCATCGCTTGATCGAAGGAATCAGTCCAAGCTATGGGTACTTGGCTATCGTAGTCTCCCTTCTGGGGAAGAACCACCCATTCTGGATTATTCTCAGCTCACTGGGTATCGCAGCGTTACAGGTTGGGTCAATGGCAATGCAACGTAGCAGTGGGGTCCCTACATCAATTGCCAGCATCATCATGGGATTGTTGGTAATTATGATTTTAGCAAGGAAGCAGTTCTTTAGCTGCAAGGAGGTGTAG
- a CDS encoding ABC transporter ATP-binding protein, translating into MAFLEMIDIDKAFFGKSANSKVNLHVDHGEIHALLGENGAGKTTLMNILYGIYQADGGSILLDGVPIQIKSPKDAIRYKIGMVHQHFTLVPTLTVSENITLGLKSPGYPFVKRKQVDEEIRSLSERYNLAVDPTALVSTLSVGQQQRVEIIKVLYREAQLLILDEPTAVLTPQEVGSLFDILKRLRAEGHSVIIITHHIAEVLSLTDRITVLRGGEKVGDVDTKETDEAELSQLMVGRKFNRMVRTKLPFSYEGKGLVAEAIQDVQGSVGPVSLDIPPGRIVGIAGVDGNGQKAFAELILGIRKIKEGSLTLDGQNIEHLGVKQRRALGFGYISDDRLLDSLVLDMDMQENILLTRFRGGECKHHHFIARKKLRELTEQAVDTYAIKSGSLEHPVRYLSGGNQQKLILARELTGNAKVVIACQPTRGLDVGSTEDVHKTLLELRGQGASVILISSDLEEILDLSDSIAVMYRGTIVDVIEREGDVDLTYLGLLMAGSPARKDA; encoded by the coding sequence ATGGCATTTCTGGAAATGATCGACATAGACAAGGCATTCTTTGGCAAAAGCGCCAACTCGAAGGTCAACTTGCATGTAGACCATGGGGAAATCCATGCCTTGCTTGGTGAGAATGGGGCAGGTAAAACCACCTTGATGAATATCCTCTATGGAATTTACCAAGCAGATGGCGGTTCCATTCTCCTTGATGGAGTCCCCATCCAGATCAAGAGCCCGAAGGATGCCATCAGATATAAGATCGGAATGGTGCATCAACATTTTACCTTGGTTCCCACCCTGACTGTCAGTGAGAATATCACCCTTGGGTTGAAAAGTCCCGGGTATCCGTTTGTCAAACGCAAACAAGTGGATGAGGAGATTCGCTCCCTGAGTGAGCGTTACAACCTTGCTGTAGATCCAACAGCCTTGGTAAGCACACTTTCGGTAGGACAGCAGCAGCGGGTGGAGATTATAAAGGTGCTCTACAGGGAAGCACAGTTGCTCATTCTTGATGAACCCACAGCTGTCCTTACTCCACAAGAGGTGGGAAGTCTGTTTGACATTCTTAAAAGGTTGAGGGCAGAAGGACACTCTGTCATCATAATCACCCACCATATTGCTGAGGTCCTCTCCCTCACTGACCGAATTACGGTCTTGAGGGGAGGTGAGAAGGTAGGGGACGTCGATACAAAAGAGACGGATGAGGCTGAACTCTCCCAGCTGATGGTGGGAAGAAAGTTCAATAGAATGGTACGAACCAAGCTGCCCTTCTCCTATGAAGGCAAAGGATTGGTAGCTGAGGCAATACAGGATGTTCAGGGCTCTGTAGGTCCCGTCTCCTTGGATATTCCTCCGGGAAGGATTGTGGGAATTGCAGGGGTCGATGGCAATGGGCAGAAAGCGTTTGCCGAGCTGATATTGGGAATCAGAAAGATCAAGGAAGGCTCCCTGACCTTGGATGGTCAGAATATAGAGCACCTCGGGGTAAAACAACGCAGGGCATTGGGCTTTGGGTATATTTCCGACGATCGTCTGCTCGACAGCTTGGTATTGGATATGGATATGCAGGAGAACATTCTGCTTACCCGCTTTCGTGGTGGGGAGTGTAAGCATCACCACTTTATTGCCCGAAAAAAGCTTCGCGAACTGACCGAACAGGCAGTGGATACATATGCGATTAAGAGTGGATCTCTGGAGCATCCCGTGCGATACCTCTCGGGAGGAAACCAGCAGAAGTTGATTCTTGCCCGTGAACTTACGGGGAATGCGAAGGTAGTCATTGCCTGCCAGCCTACACGAGGATTGGATGTAGGTTCGACTGAGGATGTACACAAGACCCTCTTGGAGCTCAGGGGCCAAGGTGCATCGGTCATTCTGATCTCTTCCGACCTTGAGGAAATCTTGGATTTGAGCGACAGCATCGCTGTGATGTATCGTGGGACTATTGTTGATGTGATAGAGAGAGAAGGAGATGTTGATTTGACCTATCTTGGACTATTGATGGCAGGATCCCCTGCAAGGAAGGATGCATGA
- a CDS encoding BMP family protein: MKKTLLVACLVLVLGSSLLFAGGAAEKDESDVKMKVALLLSGPANDQGWNAVAFAGLKEAEEKYNLQTAYSENVGIADGEAAFRDYAAQGYDLVIGHGFQFGEPAVRVSAQFPNTKFMAIESNAYSDNAASYVMACEEAGYLMGMLAASLSESGTIGIVGGFEQPSIVKVLEAYKIGAKAVNPSIKVLEAYVSSFTDVALGKEAALSMADQGADVLSHCANQAGTGVIKAAEERGLLATGDSYDQNSIAPDTVVASTIYSVPALVLTAVEKVSTDTYEGGVFNLGMQDGVVDISGYNSFENKIPQDVKDMVASTRKQILDGSFTVPLVETRTK, encoded by the coding sequence ATGAAAAAGACATTGCTGGTAGCTTGTTTGGTTTTGGTACTCGGATCATCGCTCTTATTTGCTGGTGGCGCAGCTGAGAAAGATGAATCAGACGTAAAGATGAAGGTAGCGCTGTTGCTCTCAGGGCCGGCCAACGACCAAGGATGGAATGCAGTAGCATTTGCCGGCCTGAAAGAGGCAGAGGAGAAATACAATCTCCAGACTGCATACTCAGAGAATGTGGGGATTGCTGATGGAGAGGCAGCGTTCCGCGACTATGCAGCCCAAGGGTATGACTTGGTGATCGGGCATGGTTTCCAGTTCGGTGAGCCGGCTGTCAGGGTCTCAGCCCAGTTCCCCAATACAAAGTTCATGGCAATTGAGTCCAACGCCTACAGTGATAACGCTGCCAGTTATGTAATGGCTTGTGAAGAAGCTGGATACTTGATGGGGATGCTTGCAGCTTCCCTGTCAGAGAGTGGCACCATCGGTATTGTTGGTGGTTTTGAACAGCCTTCGATCGTCAAGGTTCTGGAAGCGTACAAAATCGGCGCAAAGGCTGTGAACCCATCCATCAAGGTCTTGGAAGCATATGTAAGCAGCTTCACTGACGTAGCACTGGGAAAGGAAGCTGCTCTCTCCATGGCTGACCAGGGTGCAGATGTACTCTCCCACTGCGCTAACCAAGCAGGGACCGGTGTGATCAAGGCAGCTGAAGAGCGTGGTTTGCTTGCAACCGGAGACTCGTATGACCAGAACTCCATCGCTCCGGATACCGTAGTGGCTTCTACCATCTATAGTGTCCCTGCATTGGTCCTGACTGCTGTTGAAAAGGTAAGTACCGACACCTATGAGGGCGGGGTATTCAACCTCGGCATGCAAGATGGTGTTGTGGATATCTCAGGGTATAACAGTTTTGAAAACAAGATTCCCCAAGACGTCAAGGACATGGTTGCCTCAACAAGAAAGCAGATTCTTGATGGGTCCTTTACTGTTCCCTTGGTTGAGACACGCACCAAATAA
- a CDS encoding amidohydrolase → MGNQKLLTNIRSLVSCDGSDTVYSDCDLLIDGYKIAKIGKNLPRGDAEVIDASNYIVYPGLVNTHHHFFQTFVRNLVTIDYPNLLVVDWLDKIYPIFSQIDSEVIYYSSLVAMADLLKHGCTTAFDHQYCYTKKTGKDAVDRQMEAASLLGVRYHAGRGCNTLEREKGSTIPLEMLETTDEFLLDCERLMKAYHDPNPNSMSQIVVAPCQPINSYQETFEESLAFARKHGLRLHTHLGEGENPIMLERHGKRTLAWAEEIGFVGDDVWFAHGWELQKDEYNVMAQSGTGLSHCPAPAVLGGFPIIDIPAMTKAGMNVSLGCDGSATNDSSNLLDSLRMAYLAQSYHSKSRGGAPSAYEMLKMATVGGAKTLGRSDIGSLEVGKAADLFAIDAKALPLAGTLHDPSNLLARVGYTGEVAMTMVGGDIRFKDGELVGIDEVSLAVQAEKACDERLRSLFPKIFR, encoded by the coding sequence ATGGGTAACCAGAAACTTCTTACAAATATTCGCTCTCTCGTGAGCTGCGATGGATCTGATACTGTGTACTCCGATTGTGATCTTTTGATCGACGGATACAAGATTGCGAAGATTGGAAAGAATCTTCCTCGTGGTGATGCCGAGGTTATCGATGCCAGCAACTATATTGTATATCCAGGACTGGTGAATACACACCATCACTTCTTCCAGACGTTTGTGAGAAACCTGGTAACCATTGATTATCCGAATCTTCTTGTGGTCGACTGGCTCGATAAGATTTATCCGATTTTCTCCCAGATAGACAGCGAAGTTATCTACTACTCGTCTCTTGTTGCCATGGCAGATCTCCTCAAGCATGGATGTACCACTGCGTTCGACCACCAGTACTGCTATACCAAGAAAACCGGGAAGGACGCGGTTGACCGCCAGATGGAAGCGGCATCCCTGCTCGGGGTAAGGTACCACGCAGGGCGGGGTTGCAATACACTGGAGAGGGAGAAGGGAAGTACCATCCCTCTGGAAATGCTGGAGACTACCGACGAATTCCTGCTTGATTGTGAACGCTTGATGAAAGCATATCATGACCCGAATCCCAACAGTATGAGCCAGATTGTGGTCGCTCCCTGCCAACCGATCAACAGCTACCAGGAAACATTTGAAGAGTCTCTGGCGTTTGCAAGGAAGCATGGCCTCAGGCTCCACACCCATCTCGGTGAGGGGGAAAACCCCATCATGTTGGAGCGCCATGGCAAGAGAACTCTCGCCTGGGCAGAAGAGATTGGGTTTGTTGGAGATGATGTCTGGTTTGCCCATGGATGGGAACTCCAGAAGGATGAATACAATGTAATGGCACAGAGTGGAACCGGTCTATCCCATTGTCCGGCCCCTGCCGTCCTGGGGGGATTCCCCATCATTGATATTCCAGCAATGACGAAAGCGGGTATGAATGTTTCGCTCGGTTGTGATGGTTCTGCCACCAATGACAGTTCCAACCTGCTCGATTCCTTGCGCATGGCCTATTTGGCTCAGTCTTACCATAGCAAGAGCAGGGGGGGAGCCCCTTCTGCCTACGAGATGCTAAAGATGGCAACAGTAGGTGGTGCAAAGACACTGGGCAGGAGTGATATTGGTTCTCTCGAGGTAGGAAAGGCTGCAGATCTTTTTGCTATTGATGCCAAGGCTCTCCCACTTGCTGGAACCTTGCATGATCCAAGTAATCTTCTTGCCCGCGTAGGTTATACCGGAGAGGTCGCAATGACCATGGTCGGTGGAGATATCAGATTCAAGGACGGCGAACTGGTAGGCATTGATGAAGTAAGCCTGGCTGTTCAGGCAGAGAAAGCCTGCGATGAGAGGTTACGCTCTCTATTTCCCAAGATCTTCCGATAA
- a CDS encoding type II toxin-antitoxin system RelB/DinJ family antitoxin produces the protein MERSTVNINFRMDAELKNNLEKACQELGLTPSAAFTIFATKVAREKRIPFEVAVDPFYSERNMTRLRKSIAQMESTGGTIHEVDVSD, from the coding sequence ATGGAACGTTCAACCGTAAATATTAACTTTCGCATGGATGCAGAGTTGAAAAACAACTTGGAGAAAGCCTGCCAAGAACTTGGTCTGACTCCTTCTGCAGCCTTCACCATTTTTGCTACCAAGGTAGCAAGAGAAAAACGCATACCCTTTGAGGTTGCTGTCGATCCATTCTACAGTGAGCGAAACATGACAAGGCTTAGAAAATCTATTGCCCAGATGGAATCCACCGGCGGTACAATCCACGAGGTAGATGTAAGTGATTAA
- a CDS encoding Txe/YoeB family addiction module toxin produces the protein MIKAWSDDAWQDFEYWTQQDKKTLKRILALLRDIDRNGYKGIGKPERLTGNLAPYWSRRIDDCNRLVYRIDGDIIRIVQCGSHYRDK, from the coding sequence GTGATTAAGGCTTGGTCAGACGATGCTTGGCAGGATTTCGAGTACTGGACACAGCAGGATAAGAAGACATTAAAACGAATTTTGGCACTTCTCAGAGATATCGACAGGAATGGCTATAAGGGAATCGGTAAACCTGAGCGGCTAACGGGAAACCTCGCTCCATATTGGAGCCGAAGGATCGATGATTGCAACCGCTTGGTTTATCGTATCGATGGGGATATCATTCGCATCGTTCAATGTGGATCACATTACCGGGATAAATGA
- a CDS encoding aldolase yields the protein MNEIEMKRELVSFASSLYQRGFVVGSAGNISVKLPDGTYLATPTGSSFGILNEAEVSHFKEDGTLLGGKAPTKEVPFHLACYEAHSEIRAVVHLHSTYATLLASTKGLKDGSPFTPFTPYFVMKVNKVGILPYRRPGSPLIAEDIRNKPGFSTYLMQNHGLITTGKTLQEAVFAAEEFEESAKLWYLGQGLDIRRLSEEEIAELQ from the coding sequence ATGAATGAAATTGAGATGAAACGTGAGTTGGTTTCCTTCGCATCAAGCCTCTACCAACGAGGATTTGTCGTGGGAAGTGCGGGGAATATCTCGGTGAAACTTCCTGATGGCACCTACCTTGCCACTCCAACCGGGTCTTCCTTTGGGATTTTGAATGAAGCGGAGGTGTCCCACTTCAAGGAGGATGGAACGTTGCTTGGAGGAAAGGCCCCTACCAAGGAGGTGCCGTTCCATCTAGCTTGCTATGAAGCTCACAGCGAGATCCGTGCTGTGGTTCATCTGCACTCCACCTATGCAACCTTGCTTGCCAGCACCAAGGGTTTGAAAGATGGTAGTCCCTTTACCCCCTTTACGCCGTATTTTGTCATGAAAGTGAACAAGGTAGGGATACTTCCCTACAGAAGGCCAGGTTCTCCTCTTATTGCAGAGGATATCCGAAACAAGCCCGGGTTCTCCACGTACCTCATGCAAAACCATGGGTTGATCACCACAGGGAAAACACTTCAGGAAGCAGTATTTGCCGCTGAGGAGTTCGAAGAGAGTGCAAAGCTCTGGTATCTTGGACAGGGATTGGATATCAGGAGATTGAGTGAAGAGGAAATAGCAGAACTGCAATAG